In Glycine max cultivar Williams 82 chromosome 4, Glycine_max_v4.0, whole genome shotgun sequence, the genomic stretch GTGTTGTCAAATGCAACTTTCAATGGCAATTCACTACCTGAAGATGCAATGTTTCTACTTTGGTCTTGGCTTAGGAGTTTCGAGAAAGACTTTACAGTCCATTTTAATCAATGGGCAAGTAGCTTTACACAAAGTTTCATGCAGCAGCAGAGGATTACATAGTTAGGAATCTACTTTATGTAAATCTTATATGAAATTAGTATCCATAGAGTGGTTCCCTTTCAGAATATGAATGTCTGGCTGTGGAACCACTTGTATGGTTCTCTTGTACtatcagtacctctggtactctattcaatatatatattatctttgttgagcaaaaaaaaatatttggtgtAGTCCTTTTAAAGGTGttgcatataatattttaaatcaaacaccaGTATGCaacattttaaatcaaacaccaatatataacattttaaagcaaacaccagtatataacattttaaatcaaacaccaGTATATACATACTAGTTCCTACGTACGTACCTGGAGTTGCTATAACCCTAAAGAGCTTCAACAACAATGTGAATTAAAAGTAGTATATGataacctgaaaaaaaaaaaaccatagtcCATGTCATACGTTTGAAATTGAAATCTAGTTATATAGATGATAAGGACAACCTTGCAATATACTATGTGGTCAGTTATCCAATGCCTAATCAActcttatataaaaaacttttttttaactacaaaactgaaattggaggaaaatgtaatttattctGCAAACTTTTAGGGTACGATTGTGTTCAAAATAGTTTTGGAacttcttaaatttttaaaattattaagtttATTATCTGTATGGTTATTGTTAACTGTATTTATCTTTTGGCCTTGTCAACCATTAATATCCAATGATACATAGGCCTACGATATACTTTGGCCTAGTTTTGATTACCTTTTACCTTATGTTAGCCTTTCAGTAGTAAAACTCTATAGGCCAAGAATGTCTACCTCTATTATGTTGGTAGGTGTTTTCTTTTGATGTTGTGGATTCTGATGGTGGAGAAATTGGGGCAACTTGCTTCAATGCTGTGGCTGATCAATTCTACAATGTTATCGAAGCTGGTAAGGTATCATTGAAGCTGGTAAGATTCTATAGGTGAGTGTGATAGGCAAGGCAAGTAACTAGGGGATTAATAGAGAAAATTGCTATTCAAATTTGGGCTAAAACTTTTTAGGTGTAAGGTAAGTGCTTTCAAGTCATGGATTGTAAAGATGGAGGCATATATGCCATATACCACCTCCATGATTACTGTCCTACATAGAAAAAACCAATCAAGTGCTCCTCCACTACAACAATTAGTGCATATATTAGTTAGAAAGGGAAGGGAACAAAAGAAATACGAATATATCTTATCAACTATTTCACCCTtccctctctctttttcttcctttctatcTTGTAGCCCCACTTTCAGGTTGTCTATAAATTAGACATGCATGCAAGACTATTGGATGAAGCAAAAAACAAAGAACCCTGCctagaaaaaaaatggagtaCTCTAATGGATTCCCTAGTAAAAGAGATGTTTCTCTTCAGGAACTTAGCAAAAGGCTTGATGAGTTTGCTAAAGTAAAAGGATGGGATCAATATCACAGTCCCAGAAATCTTCTTTTAGCTCTTGtaagtaaaaaatatacatatatgtcATATTTACCTAAATTGAtgatattgaaattttttaattaatatataattaatgaagcattCTATATTAATGATTTATTATGTAGGTGGGAGAGCTTTCTGAGATCTTACAGTGGAAAGGAGAGGTTGCAAAGGGATTGCCCAATTGGAGTTCTGATGATAAGGAGCACTTAGAGGAAGAACTTTCAGATGTTTTGCTTTATTTAGTGCATCTTGCTGATGTTTGTGGGCTAGATCTTGGACAAGCTGCTCTGACTAAAATAGTGAAGAATGCTCATAAATACCCAGTTACTAGTACTAATTACACCAACAATTCCACTTACAACTAGCAATTAAGCTGTTAATTTCTCAGTCTTTTTCTTCATGTACTAGTATGCTTTAATTTAGTGCTACCTACCCGAAAAAATAATTGCATCTATCTATCTTCTCTTGGTTTTAGTTTTCAAACTGAGCCACTGCCACTTAATTCAATCCTGACCGTGTAAGAAGAGGAAAccttaatttaaagaaaaaaaatttaagtatttgatAATTTGTGTTATGCTATCTTAATCCTGACTGTGTAAATTCTGTTGCACTTTGTGATTTTTTATACTAATCTGTGGGTTTAGTACTTGGGGACTGAACTGGACTAGATGCTGAACTAGAAGCTGGAATAGGTATGTCAGTGTTAGACTGAACTGACTGATGATTAGAAGAGGACTGTGCAGAAACAGATGTAGACTGTCCAACATCAGGAGAATTGAGATTGTAACATtccaatttttgtaatctagattaaaaaggattgttatttataaataaatagagttttagaaaaatgattagattttataaataaataaataaggagatataattattaattaaaataatgatttgagagaaaataaaaagggtatttcatttatttgtttgatagaaaataaaatagagtttgtttttataaaataaataaataaataaatatagaataaataataggctgaataccctaggtataaatagttatgttaagtcaggtgccTTTTTTtgcctcatttttgtttttcctcttctcctctcaaaactctttctttttcccgcagcccaccaaacttGTCTCAGAAAAAAgacgatctcggactcgttcaccgttggatcgtcgtgaaatttgagtaccacgttcgcaacccaatttcg encodes the following:
- the LOC100784040 gene encoding dCTP pyrophosphatase 1 is translated as MEYSNGFPSKRDVSLQELSKRLDEFAKVKGWDQYHSPRNLLLALVGELSEILQWKGEVAKGLPNWSSDDKEHLEEELSDVLLYLVHLADVCGLDLGQAALTKIVKNAHKYPVTSTNYTNNSTYN